The proteins below come from a single Cupriavidus sp. WKF15 genomic window:
- a CDS encoding nuclear transport factor 2 family protein: protein MTTPISVVKTAYEAYGRGDVNTILDLVADQVDWKMVGPPQIPYTGQRNNKAEVASFFAQLAQADDTEIFEPREFIESGEHVVVLGFLRGTTRPEGKLVETEWLHIFTVVDGKIRRWKGFADTSLRFL from the coding sequence ATGACAACCCCGATTTCTGTCGTAAAAACAGCCTATGAAGCGTATGGGCGCGGCGACGTCAATACCATCCTCGATCTGGTGGCCGACCAGGTCGACTGGAAGATGGTAGGGCCACCTCAGATTCCCTACACGGGGCAGCGCAACAACAAAGCCGAAGTCGCCAGCTTCTTCGCGCAACTCGCACAGGCGGATGACACGGAAATCTTCGAACCACGCGAGTTTATCGAGTCAGGTGAGCATGTGGTTGTACTCGGCTTCCTACGAGGGACCACACGTCCTGAAGGTAAGCTGGTTGAAACCGAATGGCTGCACATCTTCACGGTCGTCGACGGCAAGATTCGGCGCTGGAAGGGTTTTGCCGATACGTCGCTCCGCTTTTTATAA
- a CDS encoding ABC transporter ATP-binding protein, with translation MLTLTDVSKTYNGTRPRTVLRGVSLALDAGEYVAVMGESGVGKSTLLHLIAGLDRPDSGHIQFDGHDLGTLGDDAATLLRRQKMGFVFQAFHVLPNLSAAQNVALPLLLNGIERENAAARVAEMLAAVGLEGREDSLPRELSGGELQRVAIARALVHRPMLLLADEPTGNLDHDTAARALSLLRELVNANGTAAIIVTHSALAAATADRVLQLTPGGLMPLGAQPPTNAVA, from the coding sequence GTGCTGACCCTTACAGACGTCTCCAAGACATACAACGGTACTCGGCCACGCACCGTTCTCCGTGGAGTCAGTCTTGCGCTGGACGCCGGCGAATATGTCGCCGTCATGGGCGAATCGGGCGTCGGCAAGTCAACGCTGCTACACCTGATTGCCGGCCTGGATCGGCCCGACAGTGGCCACATCCAGTTCGACGGGCATGATCTGGGCACGCTGGGCGACGATGCAGCAACCTTGCTGAGGCGGCAAAAGATGGGCTTTGTGTTCCAAGCCTTTCACGTGCTGCCGAATTTGAGCGCTGCGCAGAACGTGGCTCTGCCGCTGTTATTGAATGGAATCGAGCGGGAAAACGCGGCGGCGCGCGTTGCCGAGATGCTCGCTGCGGTTGGGCTCGAGGGGCGCGAGGACAGTTTGCCGCGCGAGCTTTCCGGTGGGGAACTGCAGCGGGTTGCCATTGCGCGTGCCCTGGTGCACCGACCGATGCTGCTACTGGCAGATGAGCCGACTGGCAATCTTGATCACGATACGGCTGCGCGGGCCCTGAGCCTGCTGCGCGAACTGGTCAACGCAAACGGCACGGCCGCGATTATCGTCACGCACTCGGCGCTGGCTGCGGCGACCGCAGATCGCGTCTTGCAATTGACGCCAGGCGGATTGATGCCGCTGGGGGCACAGCCGCCCACGAACGCGGTCGCCTGA
- a CDS encoding ABC transporter permease encodes MRTPRSLGLALLLGELHAHPGRAIVGILAVAIGVAMGYGVHLVNHAALAEFSQAVRSLMGSADLEIRGPRTGFDESLYPRIARLPEVAAASPVVEVDAGVPGRTGALKLFGIDVFRAAPLAPNLIGRPVEERAGKLDVLDPDAVFLSPAALSWLDLKPGDPLNVQVGLTPLTLRIAGTLPAAGEGLRLGVMDIGAAQWRLDRLGLLQRIDVKLRPGVDTDNFAQALAALLPPGVVAGSPQDNVRRTSSLSRAYRVNLNVLALVALFTGAFLVFTMQAVSMLRRRSQLALLRALGVTRAGLLRLLLAESAAQGVFGAILGLALGFALAAAVLAYAGGDLGGGYFEGVRPKVRFDALPALIFFALGLSAAVLGSLAPAWEAARARPAQALKAGDEETALKRLRSPWAGLAAMAAGFALTPLRPVADLPVFGYAAIALLLVGAILLMPRLAHLVFGLLPSSQRAVPQLALTQLAGAPGRASIALAGIVASFSLMASMAMMVTSFRISVDDWLQNVLPADLYVRASSGGDSAYFSLDDQAAIAGVRGVARAEFLRSSQILLDPQRPPITVIARPIDPRNPGARLPLTAAPVAGQPSDPPAVWVSEAMVDLYGFRPGQRITLPLQGRSVAFLVGGVWRDYARQYGTVVISQDVYRLLTDDRRVTDVALWLEPGTGPAQVKERLRQRVAGGDHIVFAEPGEIRTITLKIFDRSFAVTYLLEAIAVAIGLFGIGASFSAQGLARAREFGMLRHLGFMRWQIGAMLALEGALLALLGVVAGLALGWAIALILVHVVNPQSFHWTMNLHVPWAFLGQVASAVVVAASLAALASGRQAMSRSAVRAVREDW; translated from the coding sequence ATGCGAACGCCGCGCTCACTCGGCCTTGCACTGCTGCTCGGCGAATTGCACGCCCATCCCGGACGTGCCATCGTAGGCATCCTCGCCGTGGCCATCGGTGTGGCAATGGGCTATGGCGTGCATCTGGTCAACCACGCTGCGCTGGCGGAGTTTTCCCAGGCGGTGCGCTCCTTGATGGGGAGTGCTGATCTGGAGATCCGCGGGCCGCGCACGGGCTTCGACGAATCGCTCTATCCGCGTATCGCGCGCCTGCCGGAGGTGGCGGCGGCCAGCCCGGTGGTGGAGGTCGATGCGGGGGTGCCAGGGCGCACCGGTGCGCTAAAGCTGTTTGGCATTGATGTGTTCCGGGCGGCGCCCCTGGCACCCAATCTGATCGGGCGGCCGGTAGAAGAGCGCGCGGGCAAACTCGACGTTCTCGATCCCGACGCCGTGTTCCTTTCGCCGGCGGCGCTGAGCTGGCTCGATCTTAAGCCCGGGGACCCGCTCAACGTGCAAGTGGGGCTCACCCCGCTTACGCTGCGTATTGCCGGCACGCTGCCGGCGGCGGGCGAGGGCCTGCGACTGGGCGTGATGGATATCGGTGCGGCGCAATGGCGCCTCGACCGGCTTGGCCTGCTGCAGCGGATCGACGTCAAGCTAAGGCCGGGAGTGGACACCGACAACTTTGCGCAAGCGCTGGCCGCGCTGCTGCCGCCAGGCGTGGTGGCGGGTTCGCCCCAGGACAACGTGCGCCGAACATCCAGCCTGTCGCGCGCCTATCGGGTCAACCTGAACGTGCTTGCTCTGGTGGCATTGTTCACTGGCGCCTTCCTGGTGTTTACGATGCAGGCCGTATCAATGCTACGGCGGCGCTCTCAGCTGGCACTGCTGCGCGCCTTGGGGGTGACGCGCGCTGGTCTCCTGCGGCTGCTGCTGGCGGAAAGCGCGGCTCAAGGCGTATTCGGCGCGATACTCGGCCTGGCGCTTGGCTTCGCCCTCGCCGCTGCGGTGCTTGCTTATGCAGGCGGCGATCTGGGCGGTGGCTACTTTGAAGGTGTACGGCCCAAGGTCCGCTTCGATGCGCTGCCAGCACTGATCTTTTTCGCGCTCGGCCTGTCGGCGGCGGTACTCGGCAGTCTCGCGCCGGCATGGGAGGCCGCCCGCGCGCGGCCGGCGCAGGCGCTCAAGGCAGGCGATGAGGAGACAGCGCTCAAGCGGCTGCGCTCGCCGTGGGCCGGGCTTGCTGCGATGGCAGCCGGTTTTGCGTTGACCCCACTGCGGCCGGTGGCGGATCTGCCGGTCTTCGGTTATGCCGCGATCGCCCTGTTATTGGTGGGCGCAATCCTGCTGATGCCACGGCTGGCGCATCTCGTGTTCGGCTTGCTGCCTTCTTCGCAACGGGCTGTACCGCAGCTTGCCCTGACCCAACTTGCCGGAGCACCGGGCCGCGCGTCGATCGCCCTGGCCGGCATTGTCGCCAGTTTTAGCCTGATGGCCTCGATGGCGATGATGGTGACAAGCTTCCGCATCTCGGTGGACGATTGGCTTCAGAATGTCCTTCCGGCTGATCTCTATGTGCGTGCTTCGTCAGGCGGCGATAGCGCGTATTTCTCGCTTGACGACCAAGCGGCCATCGCCGGCGTTCGTGGCGTTGCGCGTGCCGAGTTTCTTCGTTCGAGCCAGATCCTGCTTGATCCCCAGCGTCCCCCCATAACGGTCATCGCCAGGCCAATCGATCCGCGCAATCCGGGCGCGCGGTTGCCGCTGACGGCCGCGCCCGTCGCGGGGCAGCCTAGTGATCCGCCTGCGGTATGGGTCAGCGAGGCGATGGTCGATCTCTATGGCTTTCGCCCGGGGCAACGTATCACGCTGCCGCTGCAGGGGCGGTCCGTCGCCTTCCTCGTAGGTGGCGTGTGGCGCGATTATGCACGCCAGTATGGTACGGTGGTGATCAGCCAGGATGTTTATCGGCTGCTCACGGACGATCGGCGCGTCACTGACGTTGCCTTGTGGCTGGAGCCGGGCACCGGCCCGGCACAGGTCAAGGAGAGGCTGCGCCAGCGCGTCGCCGGCGGTGATCACATTGTCTTCGCCGAGCCCGGCGAGATTCGTACCATCACTCTGAAAATCTTCGACCGCAGTTTTGCGGTGACCTACTTGCTGGAGGCCATCGCGGTTGCGATAGGCCTGTTCGGCATCGGCGCCAGCTTCAGCGCGCAGGGCTTGGCGCGCGCGCGCGAATTTGGCATGCTGCGTCATCTCGGCTTCATGCGTTGGCAGATCGGCGCGATGCTGGCGTTGGAGGGCGCGTTATTGGCTCTGCTTGGCGTGGTAGCCGGTCTTGCGTTGGGATGGGCTATCGCCTTGATCCTGGTTCACGTTGTCAACCCGCAGTCGTTCCACTGGACTATGAACTTGCATGTGCCTTGGGCATTTCTGGGCCAGGTGGCGAGCGCGGTGGTGGTGGCGGCCTCGCTGGCCGCGCTGGCGAGCGGTCGGCAGGCGATGTCGCGGAGCGCCGTGCGCGCGGTGCGGGAGGATTGGTGA
- a CDS encoding carotenoid 1,2-hydratase: MKRRSFLLLLPGFGVAGVAPGAAPAYPPVDAGRTLTFPRDHGAHPDYRTEWWYATGWLQTQAGAPLGFQITFFRTRPQFDQANPSRFAPKQLLFANVALSDPVVGKLQHDQRAVRSGFGLALADTSDTDVYIDDWSLRRDMAGRYRARFHARDFALELSMEPTQQLMLQGDRGYSRKGPLARQASYYYSQPGLKVSGSLKQGSRQEAVRGTAWLDHEWSSTLLADEAVGWDWLGLNLDDGGALMAFQIRDKAGRKFWGGGTLRGGDGRVQVLAPEKVNFMPVRRWRSPRTGTSYPVAMRLEAGDLTLELIPLMDDQELDSRASTGAVYWEGAVTALRTGKAVGRGYLELTGYFQRINL; encoded by the coding sequence GTGAAGCGGCGCTCATTCCTGCTGCTATTGCCGGGTTTCGGTGTGGCGGGTGTGGCGCCAGGTGCAGCGCCCGCTTATCCGCCCGTCGACGCAGGTCGAACCTTGACCTTCCCGCGCGACCACGGCGCGCACCCCGACTATCGTACCGAATGGTGGTATGCGACCGGCTGGCTGCAGACGCAGGCAGGAGCGCCGCTCGGCTTCCAGATTACGTTTTTCCGCACACGCCCGCAGTTCGATCAGGCCAACCCAAGCCGCTTCGCACCTAAGCAACTGCTGTTCGCCAATGTCGCACTGAGCGATCCCGTAGTCGGCAAGCTCCAACACGACCAACGCGCGGTGCGCAGCGGCTTTGGCCTTGCGCTTGCCGATACATCCGACACCGACGTGTACATCGACGACTGGTCGCTGCGCCGCGATATGGCGGGGCGCTACCGAGCCAGATTTCACGCACGGGATTTTGCGCTCGAGCTGTCAATGGAGCCAACCCAGCAGTTGATGCTACAGGGCGACCGGGGTTACAGCCGCAAGGGCCCTCTGGCGCGCCAGGCGAGCTACTACTACAGCCAGCCGGGACTCAAGGTGAGCGGCAGCTTGAAACAGGGCAGCCGGCAGGAAGCCGTGCGCGGTACTGCCTGGCTGGATCACGAATGGTCGTCGACCTTGCTGGCCGATGAGGCTGTCGGCTGGGACTGGCTCGGCCTCAACCTGGATGATGGCGGTGCGTTGATGGCCTTTCAGATCCGGGACAAGGCGGGGCGCAAGTTCTGGGGAGGCGGCACGCTGCGCGGCGGTGACGGCCGCGTGCAGGTACTCGCTCCTGAAAAAGTCAACTTCATGCCGGTGCGCCGTTGGCGCTCGCCGCGTACAGGCACCAGCTATCCAGTGGCCATGCGTTTGGAAGCAGGCGATCTCACGCTCGAACTGATACCGCTGATGGATGATCAGGAACTCGATAGCCGCGCCAGCACCGGCGCGGTTTATTGGGAGGGCGCGGTGACTGCGTTGCGGACGGGTAAGGCGGTGGGACGTGGCTATCTCGAATTGACCGGGTATTTCCAGCGGATCAATCTTTGA
- the tnpC gene encoding Tn3 family transposase post-transcriptional regulator TnpC — protein MPNTQTPYGPIDTEALRRLQDSFDTREILRIVDLVDTIRTRLCEPEGIRDDLLQLHGMAHTVLNGASLVSGATNPTLVEQAETIVEELEDLIRVLQRAVHALRPLELLRPSDDA, from the coding sequence ATGCCTAACACGCAGACCCCTTATGGCCCGATTGACACTGAGGCCTTACGTCGCCTGCAGGACAGTTTCGACACCCGCGAGATCCTGCGCATTGTGGACCTCGTCGATACGATTCGAACCCGATTGTGCGAGCCAGAAGGTATTCGCGACGACTTACTCCAGTTACATGGCATGGCCCATACGGTTCTCAATGGTGCCAGTCTCGTCTCAGGAGCAACGAATCCAACCTTGGTCGAGCAGGCCGAGACCATTGTGGAGGAACTGGAAGACTTGATACGGGTGCTCCAACGCGCTGTGCATGCGCTGCGCCCACTAGAACTTCTTCGACCATCTGACGACGCGTGA
- a CDS encoding DUF2182 domain-containing protein gives MVAAMMGPLLAEPLKHIRARSFAKRRVRAMGLFLVGYAAAWTLAAPLPSILSQAAVLAFRSEAAGLIVAICIATFWQISPAKQWGLNRCHRRPALAAFGLAADRDAWRYGLSYGMSCVAACWALMMLPLVPSQVHLPLMVAVSVFVLAERLEEPAPLCWKLRGLGTALRMVRVWARRRVVWTER, from the coding sequence ATGGTTGCCGCCATGATGGGGCCTCTCCTCGCAGAGCCGCTGAAGCACATCCGTGCGCGCAGCTTTGCCAAGAGAAGGGTGCGTGCGATGGGACTCTTCTTGGTGGGGTACGCAGCAGCATGGACGCTGGCGGCCCCGCTGCCATCCATCCTGTCTCAGGCGGCGGTCCTTGCATTCCGCTCTGAGGCGGCGGGCTTGATCGTCGCTATCTGCATCGCGACCTTCTGGCAGATATCGCCGGCCAAGCAATGGGGCCTCAACCGTTGCCATCGCCGGCCTGCGCTCGCCGCTTTTGGACTCGCTGCCGATCGCGATGCGTGGCGATATGGGCTTTCCTACGGTATGTCGTGCGTAGCCGCGTGTTGGGCGCTCATGATGCTGCCCTTGGTTCCATCACAGGTGCATCTGCCGCTGATGGTCGCGGTATCAGTCTTCGTTCTTGCCGAGCGACTGGAAGAACCCGCCCCTCTATGTTGGAAGCTTAGGGGTCTTGGAACGGCTCTACGCATGGTGCGGGTGTGGGCGCGGAGGCGAGTCGTCTGGACTGAGCGGTAG